Proteins co-encoded in one Sandaracinaceae bacterium genomic window:
- a CDS encoding beta-ketoacyl-ACP synthase, producing the protein MRGPEARVAITGLGIASPIGNDLETALEALRAGTHGITRTDRWRAYGGLDAELIAEVQGLDLNRWTRKQVRTMGRVARLALHATEQAIAQAGLPEETIRGGRCGIAFGSTHGSSDAWERMARSWLLDNDLRGGGSSIYLQFMAHTCAANLAIYYGVTGRVLPTCAACASGSLAIGQAYEAIRAGVQDVMIAGGAEELHPTHVAVFDGMYAASLAHDHPGSTPRPFDAARDGLVVGEGAGAVVLERWDHAIARGADILGEVIGFGLSCDGTHVTAPSAVGMASAMRLALESAAIPASQVEYLNAHATATEIGDIVESQATFAVLGNRVPVSSTKGHTGHTLGACGAIELAFCVGAMRDGFLPATRNLDQVDPACAPLDYVQTTRSARPRVVMTNNFAFGGINTSLLLQAP; encoded by the coding sequence GTGCGAGGACCTGAGGCGCGCGTCGCCATCACCGGGCTCGGCATTGCGTCGCCCATCGGCAACGACCTCGAGACGGCGCTCGAGGCGCTGCGCGCTGGCACGCACGGCATCACGCGCACGGACCGCTGGCGCGCCTATGGCGGGCTGGACGCCGAGCTCATCGCCGAAGTGCAGGGCCTCGACCTCAACCGATGGACCCGCAAGCAAGTGCGCACCATGGGCCGCGTGGCGCGCCTGGCGCTCCACGCCACCGAGCAGGCCATCGCCCAAGCGGGGCTGCCGGAGGAGACCATCCGCGGCGGGCGCTGCGGCATCGCCTTCGGCTCCACGCACGGCAGCAGCGACGCCTGGGAGCGCATGGCGCGCAGCTGGCTGCTGGACAACGACCTGCGCGGCGGCGGGTCCAGCATCTACCTGCAGTTCATGGCGCACACCTGCGCCGCCAACCTGGCCATCTACTACGGCGTCACGGGACGCGTGCTGCCCACCTGCGCGGCCTGCGCCAGCGGCAGCCTGGCCATCGGGCAGGCCTACGAAGCCATCCGCGCGGGCGTGCAAGACGTCATGATCGCGGGCGGCGCGGAGGAGCTACACCCCACGCACGTGGCCGTGTTCGACGGCATGTATGCCGCCTCCCTGGCTCACGACCACCCTGGCAGCACACCACGCCCGTTCGATGCGGCGCGCGACGGCCTGGTGGTGGGCGAAGGAGCGGGCGCGGTGGTGCTCGAACGCTGGGATCACGCCATCGCCCGCGGCGCCGACATCCTGGGCGAGGTCATCGGGTTCGGCCTGAGCTGCGACGGAACCCACGTCACGGCACCTTCGGCCGTGGGCATGGCCAGCGCCATGCGCCTGGCGCTCGAGAGCGCGGCCATCCCGGCGAGCCAGGTGGAGTATCTGAACGCCCACGCCACGGCCACGGAGATCGGCGACATCGTGGAGAGTCAGGCCACCTTTGCCGTGCTGGGCAACCGCGTGCCGGTCAGCAGCACCAAGGGCCACACCGGGCACACGCTCGGGGCATGCGGGGCCATCGAGCTGGCGTTCTGCGTGGGCGCCATGCGCGACGGGTTCCTGCCCGCCACCCGTAATCTGGATCAAGTCGACCCTGCCTGCGCTCCGCTAGACTACGTGCAGACCACACGCTCGGCGCGGCCGCGCGTGGTGATGACCAACAACTTCGCTTTCGGCGGGATCAACACATCCCTCCTCCTTCAGGCTCCATGA
- a CDS encoding beta-ketoacyl synthase chain length factor has translation MTAVHVLGRGFFTPSFPNLAAFRAGVPDAEAQRPAVDFVQSRNKRGCSILTLAAAEVAHQACLDAGLSPAQPALVFGSCHGEMEIAVAQMEMFQEDKGLLSPARFKNSVHNTGAGMFSIAMDNSGYATAIAGGHDTVALSLLEAILLLQHDRYETAVVALADERLPAPLTHFSPHEALGVAVVLGRAPHPERGSLGTLSIPQRSPEALFAADTRFSGNPIAPLLDVIDALDSGRAGRVPLSLPGGEPWWCEVQSNAEARART, from the coding sequence GTGACCGCCGTCCACGTGCTGGGGCGTGGCTTCTTCACGCCTTCGTTCCCCAACCTCGCTGCGTTTCGCGCGGGTGTGCCAGACGCCGAGGCGCAGCGGCCTGCGGTGGACTTCGTGCAGTCGCGCAACAAGCGTGGCTGCAGCATCCTGACGCTGGCCGCGGCCGAGGTGGCGCACCAGGCGTGCTTGGACGCCGGGCTCTCGCCCGCACAGCCCGCGCTGGTGTTCGGTAGCTGCCACGGCGAGATGGAGATCGCCGTCGCGCAGATGGAGATGTTCCAAGAAGACAAGGGCCTGCTGTCACCCGCGCGCTTCAAGAACAGCGTGCACAACACGGGCGCCGGCATGTTCTCCATCGCCATGGACAACAGTGGGTACGCCACCGCCATCGCCGGGGGCCACGACACCGTGGCGCTCTCGCTGCTGGAGGCCATCCTGCTGCTGCAGCACGACCGCTACGAGACGGCCGTGGTCGCGCTCGCCGACGAGCGCCTGCCTGCGCCGCTCACGCACTTCTCGCCGCACGAGGCGCTGGGGGTGGCGGTGGTGCTGGGGCGCGCGCCGCACCCCGAGCGTGGCTCGCTCGGCACCTTGAGCATTCCGCAGCGCTCGCCCGAGGCGCTCTTCGCCGCGGACACGCGCTTCTCCGGCAACCCCATCGCGCCCCTGCTGGACGTCATCGACGCGCTCGACAGCGGCCGCGCAGGGCGAGTTCCCCTCAGCCTGCCGGGCGGCGAGCCCTGGTGGTGTGAAGTCCAGTCGAACGCGGAGGCGCGTGCGAGGACCTGA